One genomic segment of Stigmatopora argus isolate UIUO_Sarg chromosome 1, RoL_Sarg_1.0, whole genome shotgun sequence includes these proteins:
- the LOC144082828 gene encoding zinc finger protein PLAGL2-like, with the protein MFHQQEQLKSQLQDTPIVNRQLGFHCQECGKQYNTQLGYRRHLLEAHSAGAGLPCSEGAPSLLEHLGGGHIDRPPPEGNNNAVVSVRERKYSCERCDRRFYTRKDVRRHAVVHTGRRDFLCPRCAQRFGRRDHLTRHLKKSHAHDAGLIPLVTASTPVETSTPTSQGPVKESSPAASDRGSSSSTKEPVESFTRDMFNSYPISNPVSGMSHPHGLMQVSMGVGRHMPPASPHNHHHHHLQPLSAPQQQSYSSMPRYQQGSTSYPRTDVDSFLLDLQGAPPPHISSVNSSTSTSSSPQREMLAEGMAVSSDPHLVPRNPELSCTTNMELGPLLGFLPFGLPPYGSHVGMGGLMMGYPAATTATSSPTSTTGLSSQASGPFTFFQPPQAHVPQGPVAHNHSQLPQAYSTSAVSTSSSLPHYYQAFQQ; encoded by the coding sequence ATGTTCCATCAGCAAGAACAACTAAAGAGTCAGCTGCAGGATACCCCCATAGTCAACAGACAGCTAGGCTTCCACTGTCAGGAGTGCGGAAAGCAATACAACACGCAGCTGGGTTATAGGCGGCACCTACTGGAAGCTCACAGTGCTGGCGCAGGCTTACCCTGCTCGGAAGGCGCACCATCCCTGCTGGAACACCTGGGCGGCGGCCATATTGACAGGCCACCGCCAGAGGGCAACAACAATGCTGTTGTGTCGGTAAGAGAGAGGAAATATTCCTGCGAGCGATGTGACCGCCGCTTTTACACCCGCAAGGATGTGCGGCGCCATGCCGTGGTGCACACTGGACGGCGGGATTTCTTGTGTCCCCGCTGTGCCCAACGCTTTGGTCGTAGAGACCACTTGACCCGTCACTTGAAGAAGAGCCATGCACACGATGCGGGATTAATTCCACTGGTTACGGCCAGTACCCCAGTGGAAACATCTACTCCAACCAGCCAGGGTCCAGTAAAGGAATCGAGCCCCGCAGCTTCAGATCGAGGTTCCTCCTCATCCACCAAGGAACCCGTGGAGAGCTTCACTAGGGACATGTTCAACTCCTACCCCATTTCTAATCCTGTGTCTGGAATGAGTCACCCACATGGCCTCATGCAGGTCTCAATGGGTGTCGGTCGCCACATGCCCCCGGCATCGCCtcacaaccaccaccaccatcacttgCAGCCTCTTTCGGCACCGCAGCAGCAGTCATACAGCAGCATGCCTAGGTACCAACAAGGATCTACCTCATATCCTCGCACAGACGTGGACAGTTTCCTGCTGGATCTGCAGGGGGCTCCTCCTCCACACATCAGTTCTGTCAACTCTTCTACCTCGACGTCCAGCTCTCCTCAAAGGGAGATGCTCGCTGAAGGGATGGCTGTCAGCAGCGATCCACACCTCGTGCCCAGGAATCCCGAGCTTTCCTGCACCACTAACATGGAACTCGGGCCGCTCTTGGGCTTTTTGCCTTTCGGCTTGCCACCTTACGGCTCTCACGTAGGAATGGGTGGCCTAATGATGGGTTATCCTGCTGCCACCACCGCCACGTCTTCACCAACCTCCACCACTGGGTTGTCCTCTCAGGCTTCAGGGCCGTTTACCTTCTTCCAGCCTCCTCAGGCTCATGTGCCCCAGGGCCCTGTTGCCCACAACCATAGCCAACTACCTCAGGCATACAGCACTTCTGCTGTTAGCACTTCTAGCTCATTACCTCATTACTACCAAGCCTTTCAACAATAG